The following coding sequences are from one Lolium rigidum isolate FL_2022 chromosome 6, APGP_CSIRO_Lrig_0.1, whole genome shotgun sequence window:
- the LOC124664256 gene encoding (R)-specific enoyl-CoA hydratase-like, whose protein sequence is MRLAVPLVRAVSTSASGSLKVGDALRLDRRRFTEGDVAAYAAVSGDRNPVHLDDAVARGAGGFSRGRVVHGMLAASLFPALIASRFPGAVYASQSLRFAVPVHVGDEAVAEVKALNIKTSGGRHIVKFSTKCFTIGGHEDDDEEETLAIDGEAMAFLPTLQLSSQGIAD, encoded by the exons ATGCGTCTCGCCGTCCCGCTCGTCCGCGCGGTGTCGACCTCGGCCTCAGGCTCCCTGAAGGTGGGCGACGCGCTGCGCTTGGACCGGCGGCGGTTCACGGAGGGCGACGTGGCGGCGTACGCGGCGGTGAGCGGCGACCGGAACCCGGTGCACCTGGACGATGCTGTCGCCCGTGGGGCTGGCGGGTTCTCGCGCGGCCGCGTGGTCCACGGAATGCTCGCCGCCTCCCTCTTCCCCGCCCTCATTGCCTCCCGCTTC CCTGGAGCCGTGTACGCGAGCCAGTCGCTCAGGTTCGCGGTGCCGGTGCACGTCGGCGACGAGGCGGTCGCGGAGGTGAAGGCGCTCAACATCAAGACCAGCGGCGGAAGGCACAT CGTCAAGTTCTCCACCAAGTGCTTCACCATTGGTGGTCATGaagacgacgatgaggaggagacTCTCGCGATCGACGGCGAGGCCATGGCGTTCCTGCCCACGCTGCAGCTCAGCTCGCAGGGCATTGCTGACTGA